GCGCACTGGACGTCGCGCCGCTGGATCCGCGCGCGCACAGGATCATGGACCTCAAGTGTCCCGGTTCGGGCGAAAGCGCCCGGAACCTGTGGAGCAACCTCCAGCACCTGACGGCACGCGACGAGATCAAGTTCGTGGTCACGGACCGCGCGGACTACGAGTGGGCGCGCAGCGTGATCCGCGAGCATGGCCTGGACGATCGTGTCCGCGCGGGGACACTGCGCGCCCTGCTGTTCTCTCCCGTATGGGGGGCCGTGGAGTGGCGGGACCTGGCCGAGTGGATCCTGGAGGACCGGCTGCCCGCGCGCTTCCAGCTCCAGCTCCACAAGCTGGTCTGGGGCGCGAACGTGCCGGGCGTGTAGCTACTGCACCACCGCGAAGGGGGCGTCGGCGCAGTCGCGCTGGATCCGCGCGAGCCGGAACACGTCCTTCGGCAGCTCCTCACGCACGACTGACAGCTCCAGCACGGACTCCGCGATCGGCGTGAGCAGCTCGAGCGTGCCCTCGTCCAGCTCGACGGGCGGCCAGGGCGCGCCGTAGAACGCGCGCATCATCCAGGCCTTCCCGCGCGGACCGGCAATCTGCTCCGCCTGCGCGAGGGCGATGCCGCGCCCCCGTGCCGAGGCGGCTTCGCTGACCAGCGTGCGACGCGCTTCTTCCAGTGCCCGGTCGTGCGACGCCGCAGGCGCCCGGCAGACCCACTGATCGATCGCGCTGAACGCATCGTCGCGCGCCTGTGCGACTGCAACGACACGCACCGTCCCGGCACTGCCCGTTTCCAGGCTGAGCGGAGCGAGCGCGTTCCCGCTCGCATTGTCATCGGCCTCGAGCACGTGCCGCACGAGGTCGTACGGCGTCAGCGCGCGGGCCGTGCCGTACGTGCGCATGAACCACTGGCGCGTGCGCGGATAGACCGGCGCGACCTCGTCCAGAATCGTCATGAGCGCGTCACCCGCGCTGCCACTCACGTCCGGCGGCCGAACCGTGCCGTAGCCGGTCAGGATGTCGTCCTGCACGCTCGACAGGTACCCGTTGCTGCGGCCGTTTTCTGCGAGTGCGACGGCGACGAACCAGTCGATGCTGCGAGCGAACACCTCGGCCGGCCGCGTCGCATGCACCGCCGGCTCACCCGGCCGCGGCGCCTCGAGCAGCCCGCTCGCGAGATCCCGCAGATGCATGGCGAGCCGGTCACCGCGGCCGCGCGTCGCGCGATCGCTCGCGTAATCGCCGCGAACACGGTAGCGCCGCAGCGCGACCTGCCAGTCGAGATCATGCGCGACCTCGTGCGCAATGGTGCCGGCCGCGGTCGGCGGCGGCAGCAGCAGGCGACGCCGCGACGGATCGTGCATAGCGAGCGTCGGCACGTTCTCGGGACTGCTGCCGAAGTGCACCCGCAGCCCGCTCACGTCGAGCGCGGGCATGACCAGGCGCAGGTCCGCAAAGGCCAGGTCGATCATGCG
Above is a window of Longimicrobiales bacterium DNA encoding:
- the queE gene encoding 7-carboxy-7-deazaguanine synthase QueE encodes the protein MTEQSAAPFLRVTEIFHSIQGESTWAGVPCTFVRLTGCPLRCVWCDTEYAFHGGEKMTLDAIVERVREIGTPVVELTGGEPLVHRNAFVLVERLLDAGFTVLVETSGALDVAPLDPRAHRIMDLKCPGSGESARNLWSNLQHLTARDEIKFVVTDRADYEWARSVIREHGLDDRVRAGTLRALLFSPVWGAVEWRDLAEWILEDRLPARFQLQLHKLVWGANVPGV